A single window of Gavia stellata isolate bGavSte3 chromosome 16, bGavSte3.hap2, whole genome shotgun sequence DNA harbors:
- the ANXA6 gene encoding annexin A6 — MAPKGKVYRGSVKDFAGFDASQDAEALYNAMKGFGSDKEAILDLITSRSNKQRVEICQAYKSLYGKDLIADLKYELTGKFERLIVSLMRPPAYSDAKEIKDAIAGIGTDEKCLIEILASRTNQEVHDLVAAYKDAYERDLEADVVGDTSGHFKKMLVVLLQGAREEDDVVSEDLVEQDAKDLLEAGELKWGTDEAQFIYILGRRSKQHLRLVFDEYLKISGKPIERSIRAELSGDFEKLMLAVVKCVRSTAEYFAERLYKAMKGLGTRDNTLIRIMVSRSEIDMLDIREVFRTKYEKSLYNMIKEDTSGEYKKALLKLCGGDDDAAGEFFPEAAQVAYRMWELSAVAKVELRGTVQPAGGFNDDGDAQVLRKAMKGLGTDEGAIIEVVTQRSNAQRQQILKAYKAHYGRDLMADLKSELSGSLAKLILGLMLTPAQYDAKQLRKAVEGAGTDESVLIEIMATRNNQEITAINKAYQEAYHKPLEDDLSSDTSGHFKRILVSLALGNRDEGPENLTQAHEDAKKLADVSSNDSSDSLETRFLSILCTRSYPHLRRVFQEFIKMTNHDVEHAIRKRMSGDVRDAFVAIVRSVKNKPAFFADKLYKSMKGAGTDERTLTRIMISRSEIDLFNIRGEFIDLFDKSLHHMIKKDTSGDYCKALLALCGGED; from the exons ATGGCACCCAAAGGAAAG GTCTACAGGGGGTCAGTGAAGGATTTCGCAGGCTTTGACGCCAGCCAGGATGCGGAGGCCTTGTACAATGCCATGAAGGGATTTG GCAGTGACAAGGAGGCCATCCTCGACCTCATCACTTCTAGAAGCAACAAGCAGCGAGTGGAGATCTGCCAAGCCTACAAGTCCCTCTACGGGAAG GACCTCATCGCAGACCTCAAGTATGAGCTGACGGGGAAGTTTGAGCGGCTGATCGTGAGCCTGATGCGGCCCCCAGCTTACAGCGACGCCAAGGAGATCAAAGATGCCATTGCG GGCATCGGCACAGATGAGAAGTGCCTTATCGAGATCCTTGCCTCCCGCACCAACCAGGAGGTCCATGACCTGGTGGCTGCCTACAAAGACG CCTATGAGAGAGACCTGGAGGCTGATGTCGTTGGAGACACGTCGGGCCACTTCAAGAAGATGCTTGTTGTTCTGCTTCAG GGAGCCAGGGAGGAGGATGATGTGGTGAGCGAGGACCTGGTGGAGCAGGATGCCAAG GACCTGCTGGAAGCTGGCGAGCTGAAATGGGGCACAGACGAGGCCCAGTTCATCTACATTCTTGGCCGGCGAAGCAAGCAGCACCTCCGCCTGG TCTTTGACGAGTATCTGAAGATTTCCGGGAAGCCGATTGAGAGGAGCATCCGGGCAGAGCTCTCTGGTGACTTTGAGAAGCTGATGCTGGCCGTGG TGAAGTGTGTCAGAAGCACGGcagaatattttgctgaaaGGCTCTACAAGGCCATGAAG GGTTTGGGCACGAGAGACAACACACTGATCCGCATCATGGTGTCCCGCAGCGAGATCGACATGCTGGACATCCGGGAGGTGTTCAGGACCAAGTATGAGAAATCTCTCTACAACATGATAAAG GAGGACACCTCCGGGGAGTACAAGAAGGCCCTGCTGAAGCTGTGTGGAGGGGACGATGA TGCCGCAGGTGAGTTCTTCCCCGAGGCGGCGCAGGTGGCCTATCGGATGTGGGAGCTTAGCGCGGTGGCCAAAGTAGAG CTGCGAGGAACCGTGCAGCCCGCAGGAGGCTTCAACGATGACGGGGACGCGCAGGTGCTGAGGAAGGCGATGAAGGGCCTGG GCACGGATGAAGGGGCCATCATCGAGGTGGTGACGCAGAGGAGCAACGCCCAGAGGCAGCAGATCCTAAAGGCTTACAAGGCTCACTATGGCAGG GACCTGATGGCAGACCTGAAATCCGAGCTGTCAGGCAGCTTGGCCAAGCTGATCCTCGGGCTTATGCTGACGCCGGCGCAGTACGATGCCAAACAACTGAGGAAGGCTGTGGAG GGGGCCGGCACAGATGAGAGCGTCCTCATTGAAATAATGGCCACACGGAACAACCAGGAGATCACAGCTATCAACAAGGCATATCAGGAAG CCTATCACAAGCCCCTGGAAGATGACTTGAGCTCCGACACATCGGGGCATTTCAAGAGGATTCTCGTCTCCCTGGCTCTG GGCAACCGTGACGAAGGACCAGAGAACCTCACACAGGCGCATGAAGATGCCAAG AAACTTGCTGACGTCTCCAGCAATGACTCCAGCGACTCCCTGGAGACCCGCTTCCTCAGCATCCTCTGCACCCGCAGCTACCCCCACCTCCGCAGAG tgtTTCAGGAGTTCATCAAAATGACCAACCATGACGTGGAGCACGCCATCAGGAAGCGGATGTCGGGAGACGTGAGGGACGCCTTTGTGGCCATCG TCCGGAGCGTGAAGAACAAGCCGGCCTTCTTCGCTGACAAGCTCTACAAGTCCATGAAG GGTGCCGGCACGGATGAGAGGACCCTCACCCGGATCATGATTTCCCGGAGCGAGATTGACCTGTTCAACATCCGGGGCGAGTTCATAGACCTGTTTGACAAATCACTGCACCACATGATCAAG AAGGACACCTCCGGTGACTACTGCAAGGctctgctggccctgtgcggggGGGAGGACTAG